In Primulina huaijiensis isolate GDHJ02 chromosome 4, ASM1229523v2, whole genome shotgun sequence, a genomic segment contains:
- the LOC140975925 gene encoding probable transmembrane ascorbate ferrireductase 3: MDLIEVHRLRYTRPASYMTILAQFFGILAILLLLVWLLHYREGIDIESDNPFRIFNVHPFLMFFGFIFLSGQGMMAYKTVKAERPVRKYVHMLLHLVALCLGIVGLHAVFKFHNIKQTPHLCSIHSWIGIGTFSLFCLQWLFGLTMFLFPRVSSETRAMAAPWHVTGGRVLLFMAICTAVTGLMEKATFLELKLQNEARLINFLGLAILLFGIAVDLSISLSRYI, encoded by the exons ATGGACTTGATCGAGGTCCACCGTTTGAGGTATACAAGGCCAGCCTCCTATATGACGATATTAGCACAATTTTTCGGTATACTAGCAATCCTGCTTTTGCTCGTTTGGTTGTTGCATTATCGCGAAGGCATTGATATTGAATCGGACAACCCTTTTCGAATTTTTAAT GTTCATCCCTTTCTCATGTTCTTCGGATTTATTTTTCTGTCCGGTCAAG GCATGATGGCATACAAGACAGTTAAGGCAGAGAGACCAGTGAGGAAATATGTTCATATGTTACTTCATCTGGTTGCACTTTGTTTGGGGATTGTGGGGTTACATGCGGTCTTCAAGTTCCATAATATAAAACAAACACCCCATTTATGTAGCATCCATTCTTGGATTGGCATTGGGACATTCTCATTGTTTTGCTTGCAG TGGTTGTTCGGGTTGACTATGTTTCTGTTTCCGAGAGTTTCCTCGGAAACGAGGGCGATGGCTGCACCATGGCACGTAACCGGCGGTAGAGTTCTTCTGTTTATGGCCATATGCACGGCGGTGACAGGTTTGATGGAGAAAGCCACTTTCTTGGAACTCAAACTTCAGAATGAGGCTCGTCTTATCAATTTCCTTGGACTAGCGATTCTCCTCTTCGGCATTGCTGTTGATCTTTCCATTTCCCTGTCGCGttacatataa